From one Humulus lupulus chromosome 8, drHumLupu1.1, whole genome shotgun sequence genomic stretch:
- the LOC133795813 gene encoding glutathione S-transferase T3-like, with the protein MVSRNYRPSIEKSSIDLNRETSSTSISETQPEHCAEGLENIILHNEDESRHKGKVKWSKEATILLISGWLNTSKDAIVGNGQTSTYFSARIADYFNTNQKGEQARTGRQCKDHWNKMNQKVARFNGCYKRVQLAHQSGWSDEQILDNAHQLYKSENNNSNFLFVDCWRLLKVELKWNTMYQPTCGKRTKVSESGAFTSSSNADISDDEVREVRSTGQKATKRKGKEKKDTHARFIEISERKTVALEKLVAIKEKEAEDNKIKGYMDYLIMDTSHITPEQKKNHEAMCTYIKTNILKL; encoded by the coding sequence ATGGTTTCAAGAAATTATAGGCCTAGTATAGAAAAGTCTAGTATTGATTTAAATCGCGAAACATCGTCAACATCTATCTCTGAAACCCAACCTGAACATTGTGCTGAAGGGTTGGAAAATATTATTCTACACAATGAAGATGAATCAAGGCATAAAGGTAAAGTCAAATGGAGCAAGGAAGCAACTATACTTCTTATAAGTGGATGGCTTAATACATCTAAGGATGCCATTGTGGGGAATGGCCAGACTTCTACATATTTCTCAGCTCGAATCGCAGATTACTTCAACACCAACCAAAAAGGTGAGCAAGCAAGGACTGGAAGGCAATGCAAAGACCATTGGAACAAGATGAATCAAAAGGTGGCGCGATTCAATGGATGTTATAAACGAGTTCAATTAGCACATCAAAGTGGTTGGTCTGATGAGCAAATTCTTGATAATGCACATCAATTGTACAAATCTGAAAATAAcaactcaaattttttatttgtgGACTGTTGGAGATTGCTAAAGGTTGAGCTGAAATGGAATACAATGTACCAACCAACATGTGGTAAGAGAACAAAGGTGTCAGAATCAGGGGCATTTACTTCATCTTCTAATGCAGACATCAGTGACGATGAAGTACGTGAAGTGCGCTCTACTGGCCAAAAGGCAACAaagagaaaaggaaaggaaaaaaaagacaCACATGCTAGATTTATAGAGATTAGTGAACGAAAAACAGTTGCATTAGAGAAATTGGTGGCGATAAAGGAGAAAGAGGCAGAAGATAATAAGATTAAAGGATATATGGATTATCTCATCATGGACACGTCGCATATCACTCCTGAGCAAAAGAAAAATCACGAAGCCATGTGTACTTATATTAAGACTAATATCCTAAAGTTGTAA